A part of Caretta caretta isolate rCarCar2 chromosome 1, rCarCar1.hap1, whole genome shotgun sequence genomic DNA contains:
- the LOC142073341 gene encoding olfactory receptor 51G2-like yields the protein MSAVNDTEFSSALLLLTGIPGQEDFHLWISIPFCLVYVISIVGNSVILFIIKTDQSLHEPMYIFLSMLAVTDLALSISTMPTTLGIFLFNSREISLDACFAQLFFIHSLSIIESSVLLLMAFDRFVAICNPLRYASILTLPRIGKMGLVFVLRGVSVVFPLPFLLKRFRYCRANVFSHCYCLHQEVMKMACSDITVNYIYGFFLNISMVGLDSLFIFLSYVMILKTVLKVASRAECLRALNTCVSHLCAVLLFYTPRIGLSVIHRFEEGSPPLLKVLLGYISLFVPPLMNPIVYSVKSKQLRARIIRVFVK from the coding sequence ATGTCAGCTGTCAATGACACCGAattcagctctgctctgctccttctcaccgggatacctgggcaggaagacTTCCATCTCTGGATCTCTATCCCCTTCTGCTTAGTGTATGTTATTTCAATAgtaggaaattcagtcattctgttcattataaaaacagatcAAAGCCTCCACgagcccatgtacattttcctttccatgttggccGTCACAGACCTTGCCTTATCCATATCCACCATGCCTACAACCCTGGGTATATTCTTGTTTAACTCTAGGGAGATCAGCCTGGATGCTTGTTTTGCCCAGCTGTTCTTCATTCACTCACTTTCAATCATTGAATCATCAGTACTCCTGTTGATGGCCTTTGATCGATTCGTTGCtatctgtaacccactgagatATGCTTCTATCTTAACCCTGCCAAGAATTGGAAAGATGGGACTGGTGTTTGTGCTAAGAGGGGTGTCTGTAGTCTTCCCACTCCCCTTTCTCCTTAAAAGGTTCCGATATTGTCGAGCGAATGTCTTCTCCCATTGCTACTGCCTGCACCAAGAGGTCATGAAGATGGCTTGTTCGGACATCACAGTCAACTACATCTATGGCTTCTTTCTTAACATCTCCATGGTGGGGTTAGATTCACTGTTCATCTTCCTCTCATATGTGATGATCCTCAAAACAGTGCTGAAAGTCGCATCCCGTGCGGAGTGCCTTAGGGCCCTGAACACATgtgtctcccacctctgtgctgtCCTGCTCTTCTACACACCACGGATTGGCTTGTCTGTGATACACAGATTTGAGGAGGGCTCTCCTCCATTGCTCAAGGTTCTCCTGGGCTACATCTCTCTGTTTGTCCCACCACTTATGAACCCAATTGTGTACAGCGTGAAAAGCAAACAGCTTCGTGCTAGGATAATCAGGGTGTTCGTCAAGTGA